A single window of Cottoperca gobio chromosome 9, fCotGob3.1, whole genome shotgun sequence DNA harbors:
- the npc1l1 gene encoding NPC1-like intracellular cholesterol transporter 1, producing MSENMTVLKAEKVLSEAQHEPGYCSFYEECGRNPSVENALLPPIVPCLNYSPARALRGEHYKKLKKVCPILDKGEGNTFACCSIKQLSSLEMSLTLSKAVLVRCPSCAENFAHLHCINTCSPNQSQTVKVTKVMNVTSQNLTREVVVGYQAFLSTSFADGAFQSCKSVRIPATGGFAISTMCGRYGAKLCTPQRWYDFQGDSSNGLAPLDIDFQLKKEGDTEGLPKGVIPYSGRALKCNETTPSGGKLCSCQDCQESCPKMPPLQLPPGPFRLLGTDGFLVISIVLLCLLLFAFLFFLSVSCLVRSHKRKDEEKGKRKDKCKDQNSNTVTEQLIDPSEVTCAERNSLAAQAFLSSQFCHWGTLMATYPLTVLLLSAVVVAFFSAGLKSIQLTTDPVELWSAPNSRARQEKEFHDTHFDPFFRTNQLILTAPGRKGHIYNSLLFGPQNFSGLVSKDLLIELLELQTRIQNITFWSEDLNRTASLEDVCFAPLNPNNPSLTDCAVNSMPQYFQNSLDNINMKANMTELGVTKEVDWRDHVIYCLNSPLSFKDITALGLSCMADYGAPVFSFLAVGGYKNDDFTNAEALILTFSLNNYARNSPKYKVAMQWETEFLKIVQDYQKSPAANFTFAYMAERSLEDEINRTTAEDIPIFMISYAVIFVYISVALGEYSSWKRILVDSKFLVGLGGILVVGCSVLASMGFYSWIGIPSSLIILQVVPFLVLAVGADNIFIFVLEYQRDMRRHEETREEQIGRVLGNVAPSMLLCSLSESVCFFLGALSTMPAVKTFALYAALAVLMDFVLQMTAFVALLSLDCRRQDNNRCELLCCVTVSNKHPKKTSEGFLLPFMRKYYAPVLLHRFTRFIVMVVFIFMLCGSVFLMFNVKVGLDQELAMPQGSYMLDYFKYLFKYFEVGVPVYFVTKKGFDFTTTKGMNAVCSSVGCDQFSLTQKIQYATDHPELSYLAIPANSWVDDFIDWLNPGSRCCRLYSFGPNAGKFCPASQSPFLCSKKCLATPPDGVLRPTKEEFNRFLPNFLGNRPDLQCPKGGLGAYDKAVVRDQSGEIIASRFMAYHTTVSNSQEFTAALLKARELAHNITMGMREIPGTSPDFEVFPYTVTNVFYEQYLTIVPEGLFNISLCLLPTFVVCCLLLGLDLRSGLLNLVTIIMITVDTVGVMTLWGIDYNAVALINLVTAVGISVEFVSHMTRSFALSTKLTHVERAAEATANMGSAVFAGVAMTNLPGILVLAFAKAQLIQIFFFRLNLIITLLGMAHGLVFLPVLLSYFGPDVNKAVLLQLQQDKAKASQEMEKRNNMRHFYENLSFEGKEIKQEPDSNPTKDTLSPIKENQEEDQEETISRL from the exons GTGCTGTCAGAGGCCCAACATGAGCCGGGCTACTGCTCTTTCTATGAGGAGTGTGGTCGTAACCCATCAGTAGAAAACGCTCTGCTTCCTCCCATCGTCCCCTGTTTGAACTACAGCCCTGCCCGAGCCCTCAGAGGGGAGCACTACAAGAAACTCAAAAAG GTGTGTCCCATTCTGGACAAAGGAGAGGGCAACACGTTCGCCTGCTGCTCCATCAAACAACTGTCCTCCCTGGAAATGAGTCTGACCCTGTCCAAGGCGGTGCTGGTTCGCTGCCCGTCCTGCGCTGAGAACTTTGCCCACCTGCACTGCATCAACACCTGCAGCCCCAACCAGAGCCAGACAGTGAAGGTCACAAAGGTCATGAACGTCACGAGCCAGAACCTGACGAGGGAGGTGGTGGTAGGTTACCAGGCGTTCCTCAGCACCAGCTTCGCAGACGGCGCTTTCCAGTCATGCAAAAGTGTCCGGATCCCCGCCACGGGAGGCTTCGCCATCAGCACTATGTGTGGTCGGTATGGCGCCAAGCTGTGCACCCCCCAGCGCTGGTATGACTTCCAGGGAGACTCCAGTAACGGTCTCGCTCCACTGGACATCGACTTCCAGCTGAAAAaagagggagacacagagggactACCCAAGGGCGTGATTCCCTACAGTGGACGTGCACTGAAGTGTAACGAGACCACGCCTTCCGGAGGTAAGCTCTGCTCCTGCCAGGACTGCCAAGAGTCGTGTCCGAAGATGCCGCCTCTTCAATTGCCCCCCGGGCCCTTCAGACTGTTGGGGACAGACGGCTTCCTCGTGATTTCTATCGTCTTACTCTGTCTCCTGTTATTTgccttccttttcttcctctccgtGTCTTGCTTGGTGAGGTCTCATAAAAGAAAGGatgaagagaaaggaaagagaaaggacAAATGTAAAGACCAGAACAGTAATACTGTGACTGAGCAGCTCATTGATCCGTCAGAGGTGACGTGCGCCGAAAGGAACAGCCTGGCTGCTCAAGCTTTCCTAAGCTCGCAGTTTTGCCATTGGGGAACCCTCATGGCCACTTATCCTCTCACG GTGCTCCTGTTGTCGGCTGTAGTCGTGGCTTTTTTCTCTGCTGGCCTCAAGTCCATCCAGCTCACCACTGACCCGGTCGAGCTGTGGTCTGCTCCCAACAGCCGCGCCCGCCAGGAGAAAGAGTTCCACGACACGCACTTCGACCCCTTCTTCAGGACCAACCAGCTGATCTTGACCGCACCGGGCAGAAAAggtcacatttacaactctTTGCTGTTCGGACCGCAGAACTTCAGCGGGCTTGTATCCAAAGATCTCCTCATTGAGCTGCTGGAGCTCCAGACACGCATCCAG AACATTACGTTTTGGTCAGAGGATCTGAACCGCACAGCCAGTCTGGAGGATGTATGCTTCGCGCCGCTGAACCCAAACAACCCGTCGCTGACGGACTGTGCAGTCAACAGCATGCCCCAGTACTTCCAGAACAGCCTGGACAACATTAACATGAAGGCCAACATGACAGAGCTGGGAGTCACCAAAGAGGTGGACTGGAGAGACCACGTGATCTACTGCCTCAA CTCTCCCCTGTCCTTTAAAGACATCACTGCTTTAGGTTTGAGCTGCATGGCGGATTACGGAGCTCCAGTCTTCTCCTTTCTGGCTGTGGGAGGCTACAAGA ATGACGACTTCACCAACGCTGAGGCTCTCATCCTGACCTTCTCCCTCAACAACTACGCTCGCAACAGCCCCAAGTACAAAGTGGCTATGCAGTGGGAGACAGAGTTTCTTAAAATTGTCCAGGACTACCAGAAGAGCCCGGCCGCCAACTTCACCTTTGCATACATGGCAGAG AGGTCTCTGGAGGATGAGATTAATCGGACAACAGCAGAGGACATCCCCATCTTCATGATTAGCTATGCTGTAATCTTTGTGTACATCTCTGTGGCACTGGGGGAGTATTCCTCGTGGAAACGCATACTG GTGGACTCCAAGTTTCTGGTGGGTCTGGGTGGGATCTTGGTGGTCGGCTGTTCTGTCCTGGCCTCCATGGGCTTCTACTCCTGGATCGGCATCCCCTCCTCGCTGATCATTCTGCAGGTCGTGCCGTTCCTGGTGCTCGCTGTGGGAGCTGACAACATCTTCATCTTTGTTCTGGAGTACCAG AGAGATATGCGGAGGCACGaagagaccagagaggagcagatTGGTCGTGTCCTTGGAAACGTAGCTCCCAGCATGCTCCTGTGCAGTCTCTCCGAGTCTGTCTGCTTCTTTCTCG GGGCCTTGTCCACCATGCCAGCAGTGAAGACTTTTGCTCTGTACGCTGCTCTGGCTGTGCTCATGGACTTTGTCCTCCAGATGACGGCCTTCGTGGCGCTGCTGTCCCTAGACTGCCGCCGCCAAGACAACAACCGCTGTGAACTGCTGTGCTGTGTTACAGTATCAAACAAGCATCCCAAGAAGACAAGCGAGGGCTTCCTGCTGCCGTTCATGAGGAAATACTACGCCCCTGTCCTCCTGCACCGTTTCACCAGGTTCATAGTG ATGGTGGTTTTCATCTTCATGCTCTGTGGCTCCGTATTCCTCATGTTTAATGTGAAAGTGGGTCTGGATCAGGAGCTGGCTATGCCTCAG GGCTCTTACATGCTGGACTATTTCAAGTACCTGTTCAAATACTTTGAAGTCGGAGTCCCTGTTTATTTCGTAACAAAGAAGGGCTTCGACTTCACCACTACGAAGGGCATGAATGCGGTCTGCTCCAGCGTGGGCTGCGATCAGTTCTCGCTCACCCAGAAGATCCAGTACGCCACCGACCACCCTGAACT ATCCTACTTGGCTATTCCTGCTAACTCCTGGGTAGATGATTTCATTGACTGGCTGAACCCTGGATCCAGATGTTGTCGTCTGTACTCCTTCGGTCCAAATGCTGGAAAGTTCTGTCCTGCAAGCCAAT CTCCGTTCCTCTGTTCCAAGAAGTGCCTTGCTACTCCTCCAGATGGCGTCCTGAGGCCCACTAAGGAAGAATTTAACCGCTTCCTGCCGAACTTCCTGGGTAACAGGCCTGACCTGCAGTGCCCCAAAGG TGGTCTTGGCGCCTATGACAAAGCTGTGGTGAGAGATCAGAGTGGAGAAATTATAG CCTCTCGGTTCATGGCTTACCACACGACTGTCTCCAACTCTCAGGAGTTTACTGCTGCACTTCTGAAGGCCAGAGAGCTGGCCCACAACATCACAATGGGCATGAGGGAAATACCAGGCACCTCACCTGACTTTGAAGTATTTCCTTACAc GGTGACTAATGTATTTTATGAGCAGTACCTGACCATTGTGCCAGAGGGACTCTTCAACATCTCCTTGTGTCTGCTGCCGACCTTTGTGGtgtgctgtctgctgctgggTCTGGATCTGCGCTCCGGCCTGCTCAACCTAGTAACCATAATCATGATCACCGTGGACACTGTTGGTGTCATGACACTGTGGGGCATCGATTACAACGCAGTCGCCCTTATCAATCTGGTCACG GCGGTGGGCATCTCTGTGGAGTTTGTGTCTCATATGACGAGATCCTTTGCACTCAGCACCAAACTCACACATGTAGAAAGAGCGGCGGAGGCCACGGCCAACATGGGCAGCGCC GTGTTTGCTGGTGTTGCTATGACTAACCTGCCAGGCATCCTCGTGCTGGCGTTCGCCAAAGCGCAACTCATCCAGATCTTCTTCTTCCGATTAAACCTGATCATTACACTTTTGGGGATGGCTCACGGACTCGTATTCCTCCCTGTGCTGCTCAGCTACTTTG gTCCTGATGTTAATAAAGccgtgctgctgcagctccagcaggaCAAAGCGAAGGCCTCtcaggagatggagaagagaaacaacatgAGACACTTCTACGAAAACCTGAGCTTTGAAGGCAAAGAGATAAAACAGGAGCCAGACTCAAACCCCACAAAGGACACGCTTTCACCAATCAAAGAGAACCAAGAGGAGGACCAAGAGGAGACAATTAGTCGTTTATGA